In one Procambarus clarkii isolate CNS0578487 chromosome 29, FALCON_Pclarkii_2.0, whole genome shotgun sequence genomic region, the following are encoded:
- the LOC138369718 gene encoding uncharacterized membrane protein DDB_G0293934-like, with amino-acid sequence MALEPTVNTSGDNGTSAHNGSIEHNGTREHIMDIEHNGTSAHIMDIEYNDNSTHSNTRELIGTVTNLTSCGDNKVYDENMIDSIAKNKNIEHNGNSAHNKNIEHNGTSAHSNTSEHNSNSAHSKNIEHNSTVSLRNTSEHNNDIETNGTVPKEIPVNTIAPLSTGTPNTQNIEHYGASEQSKDFDHYVASEQSKDFDHYGASEQSKDIDHYGTSEQSKDIDHFGASEQSKDIEHNATITQSNTSEHNDTNAHSNTSEHNGISAQRSTSEQNSTSAHSNTSEHSGTSAHNMDKTALF; translated from the exons ATGGCACTAGAACCCACAGTTAACACCAGTGGAGACAATGGCACCAGCGCACATAATGGGAGCATTGAACACAATGGCACCAGAGAACACATTATGGACATTGAACACAATGGCACCAGTGCACACATTATGGatattgaatacaatgacaacagtacacacagtaacaccagagaactCATTGGcactgttacgaaccttacctcctgtggag ACAATAAGGTATATGACGAGAACATGATAGACAGCATTGCAAAGAACAAGAACATTGAACACAATGGCAACAGTGCACACAACAAGAACATTGAACACAATGGCacaagtgcacacagtaacaccagtgaacacaatagCAACAGTGCACACAGTAAGAACATTGAACATAATAGCACCGTATCACTCAGAAACACCAGCGAACACAACAACGACATTGAAACCAATGGGACAGTGCCAAAAGAAATACCAGTGAACACAATAGCACCATTGTCCACAGGAACACCA aacacacagaacaTTGAACACTATGGCGCCAGTGAACAAAGTAAGGACTTTGATCACTATGTCGCCAGTGAACAAAGTAAGGACTTTGATCACTATGGCGCCAGTGAACAAAGTAAGGACATTGATCACTATGGCACCAGTGAACAAAGTAAGGACATTGATCACTTTGGAGCCAGTGAACAAAGTAAGGACATTGAACATAATGCCACCATTACACagagcaacaccagtgaacacaatgacaccaatgcacacagtaacaccagtgaacataaTGGCATCAGTGCTCAGAGAAGTACCAGTGAACAGAAtagcaccagtgcacacagtaacaccagtgaacacagtggcaccagtgcacaca ATATGGACAAGACAGCCCTGTTTTAA